One window of Sphingobacteriales bacterium genomic DNA carries:
- a CDS encoding MFS transporter, producing MGILTPFKGLTHRIWLLAIVNFINRSGGMLMCFLSLYITESLNYSILYAGYAMSIYGVGAILGQQLGGYFTDKIGYQRVQLISLIATGGMMLWLMEVRNFYLLCFVLFFLNAASEAFRPANTVAISFNSDDSNRTRSFSLMRIAFNLAITFALTVGGWLITKSWSYIFVADAMTCFASALALFLFVPEVHRKAKPDKSAPPPEAVVKISPYSDMVYMRFILGTFLGALVFMQIMWTIPPFFKQVYHWDEFTIGLVSAVNGAVVMLVEMPLVHRIEKKRPALWIVRLGVVVYGLSYLILTLPTAFMWIAAIGFMVIISFGEIFVMPFSTTWATKRSPKAQEGQYMSVYGIAYAAANILAPLMGTQIIYYFGFRALWGIIAAIAFIAYFVFNGIYRQSIQDQ from the coding sequence ATGGGGATTTTAACGCCTTTTAAAGGGCTTACTCACCGGATTTGGTTGTTGGCTATCGTCAATTTTATCAACCGAAGCGGGGGAATGTTGATGTGTTTTCTGTCGCTTTACATCACCGAATCGCTGAATTACAGCATCCTGTATGCCGGTTATGCCATGTCCATATATGGGGTAGGGGCTATTTTGGGACAACAATTGGGCGGGTATTTTACCGACAAAATAGGCTATCAACGGGTGCAGTTAATTTCGTTGATTGCTACGGGGGGAATGATGTTGTGGTTGATGGAGGTTCGAAATTTCTACCTGCTTTGCTTTGTGCTGTTTTTTCTCAACGCTGCTTCGGAGGCTTTCCGACCTGCAAATACGGTGGCCATCAGTTTTAACAGCGACGATTCCAACCGAACCCGTTCCTTTTCGCTGATGCGCATTGCTTTTAATCTTGCCATTACCTTTGCGCTCACGGTTGGTGGATGGTTGATCACCAAAAGCTGGTCGTATATTTTTGTGGCCGATGCGATGACTTGTTTTGCTTCTGCGTTGGCATTGTTTCTGTTTGTTCCCGAAGTTCATCGCAAGGCGAAGCCCGATAAATCTGCCCCGCCTCCGGAAGCTGTTGTTAAAATCTCGCCTTACAGCGATATGGTTTACATGCGGTTTATTCTGGGTACTTTTTTGGGAGCATTGGTGTTTATGCAAATCATGTGGACGATCCCTCCGTTTTTTAAACAGGTGTATCATTGGGATGAGTTTACCATCGGGCTGGTTTCGGCGGTAAACGGGGCAGTGGTGATGTTGGTAGAAATGCCTTTGGTTCACCGCATCGAGAAAAAACGACCTGCTCTTTGGATTGTCCGATTGGGGGTGGTGGTTTATGGATTGAGTTATTTGATACTGACCCTTCCCACTGCTTTTATGTGGATAGCGGCTATCGGGTTTATGGTCATTATTTCGTTTGGAGAAATATTTGTCATGCCATTCAGCACCACCTGGGCAACCAAACGCTCGCCCAAAGCACAGGAAGGTCAATACATGTCGGTCTATGGAATTGCTTATGCGGCAGCCAATATCTTAGCTCCGCTAATGGGCACACAAATTATTTATTACTTTGGGTTCAGAGCGCTTTGGGGGATAATTGCGGCGATTGCATTTATCGCATATTTTGTTTTTAACGGCATATACCGGCAAAGCATCCAAGACCAATGA
- a CDS encoding ROK family protein: MESYILGIDIGGTGVKGAVVDTITGEMTTPRFRLDTPKPATPAALAKTVSEVVANFEWRGKIGCGYPGVVQHGVVLTAANVDKKCIGVNFEVLMTEATRCPVTVLNDADAAGMAEMHFGNGRDIKGTVVIVTVGTGIGTALFLNGELVPNTEFGHIILDNGKIGEKYAADAVRQRQRLSWKDWGVRFNHYLLKLASLFYPDLIIIGGGASKSFNRFQDQLTVKTKVLPAALLNRAGIIGAAMAANKDYGLGV, from the coding sequence ATGGAAAGTTACATATTAGGGATTGATATTGGCGGTACCGGAGTAAAAGGAGCGGTGGTTGACACAATTACCGGCGAAATGACCACTCCCCGGTTCCGGCTCGATACTCCCAAACCTGCCACTCCTGCTGCCCTGGCTAAGACCGTTTCTGAAGTGGTTGCTAATTTTGAATGGCGGGGAAAAATTGGTTGCGGGTATCCGGGAGTAGTACAGCATGGGGTGGTGTTGACGGCTGCTAATGTAGATAAAAAATGTATAGGGGTCAATTTTGAAGTTTTGATGACCGAAGCCACCCGTTGTCCTGTAACGGTGTTGAACGATGCTGATGCTGCGGGAATGGCAGAAATGCACTTCGGAAATGGCAGAGATATAAAAGGAACAGTAGTGATAGTTACGGTCGGTACCGGAATAGGTACGGCCTTATTTCTGAATGGCGAATTAGTGCCCAATACTGAATTTGGACATATCATATTGGATAACGGTAAAATTGGCGAAAAATATGCGGCCGATGCCGTCAGACAAAGGCAAAGGCTTTCGTGGAAAGACTGGGGCGTTCGTTTCAATCATTACCTCCTTAAATTAGCCTCGCTATTTTACCCCGATTTAATTATCATTGGTGGAGGGGCAAGCAAATCGTTCAACCGTTTTCAAGACCAATTGACCGTTAAAACCAAAGTTTTGCCTGCCGCTCTCCTCAACCGCGCCGGCATTATCGGTGCTGCTATGGCTGCCAACAAAGATTATGGCTTGGGAGTTTAA
- a CDS encoding glycoside hydrolase, whose amino-acid sequence MRVFTFLVYLTFSGCFAHIAAQQKHIYIANDDHTDYLWSADVATYQQAFLDVLDYYLDLNEATATNPVPYQNRYNCDAAFWVYTYKKYKTPTEFQRLIDQIQSGHVTVPLNMMVATYGGQSAESIIRGMYWQGKLEREYNLDLNIAISMENQTHPLGLASLWAGSGANYSWKGVCGCASPVSYPELGNRTHEIYQYKGPDSTGVLMKWYSLDYNQGLGGYAEAWNPNNAVGDCADKCNTVKYPYWVAGGFGRGWDNLTTFDSTFPTVAQSNSNATQQVYVSNETDFFEHFNSLYGNNLPTECVTYGNDWDTDCASLAEVTANVKRMVEKLRSAEVMATLVATQNPAAYPAVDELREKCWVALGQYWEHNFGLGGCCGDDERANWQRELADDVAGYVNQLYAQSLAALGSRIQKTGTNLRFFVLNPLNWTRTDVADFDYTGSSNIKVIDLQTGQETPFQMVTVNGSSKLRILAQNIPSIGYKTYEVQAGAGISFPNAITVTGNLMENEFYRLTVTNAGVITSLQDKLNGNTEYCQAINSKYINDLGSGNSNTGTLSLVNNGAVSATFMCTSTNPIQHTTLITLYKDINRIDLQNTINASFGDNIRTYSFSFNLTNPTTHHEELGAILKVKNTSSGGHYAMNARRHAWQTLNHFADVGIAGRGITLSNADAGFMKIGSSTTNFLDETSSQINVLAGGRMAGSGPGIFNQHGDTQFLNRFALHIHNNSFNQATAMKWALEHQNPLICGIVGGGTTFPETMFSYLSVSDPNVVLWTLKPSEEGVEDGGIIARLWNLSTTPSVCTVDFTRTANSATRATHIETDLLPADLVNGNLTANLGQQQMQTYRIYLGCNENILIEGEAVVCSGNNQYTYSVASLPYATYNWQVSSGGDIIQGQGTSSITVQWNSGTLGTVSVEEIVP is encoded by the coding sequence ATGCGTGTCTTTACCTTTTTAGTTTACCTGACGTTTTCGGGATGTTTTGCCCATATCGCCGCACAACAAAAACATATTTACATTGCCAACGACGATCATACCGATTATCTGTGGAGTGCCGATGTAGCAACCTATCAGCAAGCATTTCTGGATGTGTTGGATTATTACCTTGACCTGAACGAGGCCACCGCAACCAACCCTGTTCCCTACCAAAACCGCTACAACTGCGATGCCGCCTTTTGGGTATATACTTATAAAAAATACAAAACCCCAACCGAGTTTCAGCGATTGATTGACCAAATACAATCGGGGCATGTTACAGTGCCGCTCAACATGATGGTTGCTACTTATGGCGGTCAATCGGCAGAATCCATTATCAGGGGCATGTATTGGCAGGGAAAATTAGAACGGGAATACAATTTAGACCTGAACATTGCCATTTCGATGGAAAACCAAACCCACCCGTTGGGATTGGCCTCTTTATGGGCAGGCTCCGGCGCAAACTATTCGTGGAAAGGAGTTTGTGGATGTGCTTCGCCGGTTAGTTACCCGGAACTTGGAAATCGAACCCATGAAATTTACCAATACAAAGGCCCCGACAGTACCGGCGTTTTGATGAAATGGTATTCTTTGGATTACAATCAGGGATTAGGAGGTTATGCCGAAGCATGGAATCCCAATAATGCAGTCGGCGATTGTGCCGATAAATGCAACACCGTCAAATATCCTTATTGGGTAGCCGGAGGTTTTGGCAGGGGTTGGGATAACCTTACCACCTTCGACAGCACTTTTCCAACTGTGGCGCAAAGCAACAGCAATGCCACACAACAGGTATATGTTTCCAACGAAACCGATTTTTTCGAGCATTTCAACAGCTTGTATGGCAACAATCTTCCAACGGAATGTGTCACCTACGGCAACGATTGGGATACCGATTGCGCTTCGTTGGCAGAGGTAACGGCAAATGTGAAGAGAATGGTCGAAAAACTGCGAAGTGCCGAGGTAATGGCCACCCTGGTTGCCACACAAAACCCCGCTGCCTATCCGGCAGTTGATGAATTGCGCGAAAAATGTTGGGTAGCTTTAGGGCAATACTGGGAACACAACTTTGGATTGGGCGGATGCTGTGGAGATGACGAACGCGCAAACTGGCAGCGCGAATTGGCCGATGATGTAGCAGGATATGTAAATCAATTATACGCCCAATCATTAGCTGCACTTGGTTCGCGTATTCAAAAAACAGGAACCAATCTGCGCTTCTTTGTGCTGAACCCGCTGAACTGGACGCGCACCGATGTAGCCGATTTTGACTATACCGGCTCTTCCAATATCAAGGTTATAGACTTGCAAACCGGACAGGAAACCCCTTTTCAGATGGTAACGGTCAACGGAAGTTCTAAACTTCGCATTTTAGCTCAAAACATTCCCTCGATAGGATATAAAACCTACGAAGTTCAAGCCGGTGCAGGCATCAGTTTCCCCAATGCAATCACTGTAACGGGTAATCTTATGGAAAACGAGTTCTACCGTTTAACCGTTACCAATGCCGGGGTAATTACCTCATTACAGGATAAGTTGAATGGAAACACAGAATATTGTCAGGCTATTAACAGCAAGTATATCAACGATTTGGGTTCTGGCAACAGCAATACCGGTACGCTTTCCCTTGTCAACAATGGGGCGGTGTCAGCAACGTTTATGTGTACTTCGACAAACCCTATACAACATACCACCCTGATAACTTTATACAAAGACATCAACCGCATTGATTTACAAAACACCATCAATGCAAGTTTCGGCGACAATATCCGCACCTATTCCTTTTCGTTTAACCTGACCAACCCAACCACTCATCATGAGGAGTTGGGAGCAATACTAAAGGTAAAAAACACTTCATCGGGAGGGCATTATGCCATGAACGCCCGAAGACATGCTTGGCAAACACTCAATCATTTTGCCGATGTCGGCATTGCCGGAAGAGGCATCACCTTGTCAAATGCCGATGCAGGGTTTATGAAAATAGGCAGCAGCACCACCAACTTCCTCGACGAAACCTCCTCACAAATCAATGTGCTTGCAGGAGGACGGATGGCGGGTTCGGGACCCGGTATTTTTAACCAACACGGCGATACACAGTTTCTGAACCGTTTCGCCCTGCACATCCACAACAACAGTTTCAATCAGGCAACCGCCATGAAATGGGCTTTAGAGCATCAAAACCCGCTTATCTGTGGCATAGTCGGCGGAGGAACAACCTTTCCCGAAACCATGTTTTCCTACCTGTCGGTTTCCGATCCAAACGTTGTTCTCTGGACACTAAAACCTTCGGAAGAGGGCGTGGAGGATGGCGGAATTATCGCCCGTCTATGGAATCTCTCCACAACGCCCTCAGTTTGCACAGTAGATTTTACCCGAACCGCCAACTCTGCCACTCGAGCCACCCATATCGAAACAGACCTTTTGCCTGCCGATTTGGTCAATGGCAATCTAACTGCCAACCTTGGGCAACAACAAATGCAAACCTACCGCATTTATCTCGGTTGTAACGAAAACATTCTGATTGAAGGAGAGGCGGTTGTCTGCTCCGGAAATAACCAATATACCTATAGTGTCGCCTCATTGCCCTATGCAACCTATAATTGGCAGGTAAGCAGTGGCGGAGATATCATTCAGGGTCAGGGAACATCCTCAATTACCGTTCAATGGAACTCGGGCACATTGGGAACAGTATCGGTCGAAGAAATAGTACCGTAA
- the typA gene encoding translational GTPase TypA, translating to MQNQQIRNIAIIAHVDHGKTTLVDKILHQCKLFAEHQKTGELILDNNELERERGITILAKNVSVVYKGIKINIIDTPGHADFGGEVERVLNMADGVLLLVDAFEGAMPQTRYVLQKALEKGLKPILVINKVDKENCRPDEVHEEIFDLMFHLDATEEQLNFATVYGSAKQGWMSDDWQKPPTSDVTHLLDVLIEEIPAPPLVEGTVQMQVTNIDYSSYIGRIAVGRVARGTIQENQPISLVKRDGKIVKSRVKEVYAFEGLGKIKTNSVQCGDLCALTGIEGFEIGDTIADFENPEALPAISIDEPTMSMLFTINNSPFFGKEGKFVTSRHLRDRLYKETEKNLALRVEEAGSPDSYTVYGRGVLHLSVLIETMRREGYELQVGKPRVIIKTIEGQKCEPFETLTIDTPEGKAGKVIEIVTQRGGELAIMTPKSDVMHLEFNIPSRGLIGLRTIVLNLTAGEVIMAHRFTGFLPWKGDLPGRINGTLISMETGTAIAYALDKLQDRGIFFVEPGDPIYEGQIVGENTRSSDLAINLTKTKKLTNVRASGSDDKVKLAPAVKFSLEEAMEYIEEDEYVEITPQNIRLRKIYLDENDRKRLEKQQSAVLG from the coding sequence ATGCAAAATCAACAGATTCGCAACATTGCCATTATTGCCCACGTTGACCATGGTAAAACAACTTTGGTAGATAAAATCCTGCATCAGTGCAAGTTATTTGCCGAACATCAGAAAACCGGAGAGCTGATTTTGGACAATAATGAATTGGAGCGCGAGCGCGGGATTACCATCTTGGCCAAAAATGTATCCGTGGTTTATAAAGGTATTAAAATCAACATTATTGATACACCGGGGCACGCAGATTTTGGTGGGGAAGTAGAGCGCGTACTAAATATGGCAGACGGCGTTTTGTTGTTGGTAGATGCTTTTGAAGGAGCAATGCCCCAAACCCGGTATGTGCTGCAAAAAGCTTTGGAAAAAGGGCTCAAGCCAATTTTAGTCATCAACAAAGTGGACAAAGAAAACTGCCGCCCTGACGAGGTTCACGAGGAAATTTTCGATCTTATGTTTCATCTCGATGCAACAGAGGAACAACTCAACTTTGCGACCGTATATGGTTCAGCCAAACAAGGATGGATGAGCGATGACTGGCAAAAACCGCCAACAAGTGATGTAACCCATTTGCTGGATGTTTTGATTGAAGAAATTCCTGCGCCTCCTTTGGTGGAAGGTACCGTACAAATGCAGGTTACCAATATAGACTATTCATCTTATATAGGACGAATCGCAGTAGGGCGGGTTGCTCGTGGAACTATACAGGAAAATCAGCCTATTTCGCTGGTTAAACGAGATGGAAAAATAGTTAAATCCAGGGTCAAAGAGGTCTATGCATTTGAAGGGTTGGGAAAAATCAAAACGAACAGTGTGCAATGTGGCGATTTATGTGCCCTGACCGGTATTGAAGGATTTGAAATCGGGGATACGATTGCAGATTTTGAAAATCCGGAAGCATTGCCTGCCATCAGCATTGATGAACCTACAATGAGCATGTTGTTTACCATCAATAATTCCCCGTTTTTTGGCAAAGAGGGGAAATTTGTAACCTCCCGCCACCTTCGCGACAGGTTGTACAAAGAAACTGAAAAAAATCTGGCACTCAGAGTTGAGGAAGCCGGCTCCCCCGATTCTTATACCGTTTATGGACGGGGAGTCTTGCACTTATCCGTTTTAATAGAAACGATGCGCCGTGAGGGGTATGAGTTACAGGTTGGAAAACCAAGGGTCATCATTAAAACCATAGAAGGTCAAAAATGTGAACCTTTTGAAACATTGACCATTGACACCCCTGAAGGTAAAGCCGGTAAAGTGATAGAAATTGTTACTCAAAGGGGAGGAGAACTGGCAATTATGACCCCAAAAAGTGACGTGATGCACCTTGAATTTAATATTCCTTCTCGCGGTTTGATAGGATTGCGCACGATTGTGCTCAACCTTACTGCCGGTGAGGTCATTATGGCTCATCGGTTTACCGGATTTTTGCCATGGAAAGGCGATTTGCCCGGCCGTATCAACGGAACCCTGATCTCAATGGAAACAGGTACGGCAATTGCTTATGCTTTAGACAAACTTCAGGACAGAGGGATATTTTTTGTCGAACCCGGAGACCCTATTTACGAAGGACAGATTGTCGGTGAAAATACCCGTTCATCTGATTTGGCCATTAACCTGACTAAAACCAAGAAACTGACAAACGTAAGGGCATCCGGATCGGACGATAAAGTTAAACTCGCTCCTGCGGTTAAGTTTTCGCTCGAAGAAGCTATGGAGTACATAGAAGAAGATGAATATGTGGAAATTACACCACAAAACATTCGTCTCCGCAAAATATATTTAGACGAAAACGACCGCAAAAGATTGGAAAAGCAGCAAAGTGCTGTGCTGGGGTAG
- a CDS encoding PKD domain-containing protein has product MASFSFSTRFHFTLLVMAFLVITSSSLFAQKVIRPTYSSSEVLPQWVQLLYSDNPNAWQVDSAFTAYYRTHPFVKTSHTQYYKKWRRANQRYINAQGFVVKPTPDEALAYQIARQNTIASQHAARSGGSLSEWTCVGPYETFEVSYNGVQRPKSEQANVYCFDQFTVNPNILYCGTEGGEIYKSINKGLNWTCMSRNYPMNAPTAIKIHPTNPDIVFAGAGNRIFRTQNGGVSWEEVYSASGLDVNDFSINPGNPLLILAASWNGLYRSTNGGNSWTPLYTQPCYDIEVKPDNPAIVYLLKGNPSQDRCEFFKSTDFGASFNIVTNGWYNSTDPDREDGGARMTVTPADPNRIYVALIGQAKNNDNGFIGIYRSNNAGDSWTLPNPPTGGPYTASHPNLASFQPDGSGFHQGFYNFGIAASHTNADQLLLGFLSLWKSTDGATTFLPLGGYVGSPNNYIHPDIQELEINGTDIWITSDGGINYSTDFVANHEARNNGINSSDFWGFSSGWNEDILVGGRYHNGNTAWYQNYPSGNFLGLGGGEAPTGYVNPGQNRNTYFSDIGGKRIPVSFDGVVSNIPFGIYPNESYWSAESGEVEFDPRCYNTVFVTNQNKIWKSEDGGTTFTLLYSFGTNTDAQALYLEISRSNPNIMYCTQRNADYWSDGYLWKSVNGGNTWTAVTLPPGYARRLLISLSATNANVLWLAFPDGANGQKIYRTDNGGGSWQNLTTTTLNDESIQALLHQGGTDGGVYLGTNRSVFYRNNNLPDWQFFVDGLPAEIASNILRPFYKDGKIRMGAYGKGIWECELYEPSVPVAQPMVNKRFTDCPGDTLQFEDYSVLHHAGANWYWEFPGGNPVTSTLRNPKVSYPIGGTYSVILTVTNPYGSDTKILTDLITVSSNTNNLPAETNFESGTGVIQVVNPDNSSGWQPHTGTNCAENGSTSYTVQCYEYPNPGQIDELVFPINMDLTEIESPAITFRVAYAPYIDGGGAWIDSLKVLVSNNCGNNFYTLFSDGGENLSTTTSGTGPNNKYEYDSFSPQNCNEWRNVCLDLRPYSGNYVTVKIQCLNGYGNNMYIDNLSFDNKPLVAPVIGGNNAGCNTQTAVYTAPGGGNTYQWTVTNGTILSGQGTATIEVEWAVGAGSVSVVIE; this is encoded by the coding sequence ATGGCATCGTTCTCTTTTTCCACACGCTTCCATTTCACTTTGTTGGTGATGGCTTTTTTGGTGATAACCTCCTCATCCCTGTTTGCTCAAAAGGTCATCCGCCCCACTTATTCTTCCAGCGAGGTGCTTCCGCAATGGGTGCAATTGCTTTATTCCGACAATCCCAACGCATGGCAGGTGGATAGCGCATTCACGGCTTATTACCGTACCCATCCTTTCGTAAAAACCTCGCATACACAATATTACAAAAAATGGCGGAGAGCTAACCAACGGTATATCAATGCACAAGGATTTGTGGTCAAGCCCACTCCTGACGAAGCGCTCGCCTATCAGATTGCGCGGCAAAATACCATTGCCTCGCAACATGCGGCAAGAAGTGGCGGAAGCCTTTCGGAATGGACATGTGTTGGCCCTTACGAAACGTTCGAAGTCAGCTATAACGGGGTGCAACGCCCTAAGTCGGAACAAGCCAATGTTTATTGTTTCGATCAGTTTACCGTTAACCCCAACATCCTGTATTGCGGAACGGAAGGGGGGGAGATTTACAAATCGATCAACAAAGGACTCAACTGGACGTGTATGTCGAGAAACTATCCGATGAATGCCCCTACTGCCATAAAAATTCATCCCACCAACCCCGACATCGTGTTTGCAGGTGCCGGCAACCGGATTTTCAGAACCCAAAACGGAGGAGTAAGTTGGGAAGAAGTGTATTCGGCAAGCGGGCTGGATGTGAATGATTTTTCTATCAATCCGGGTAACCCGCTGTTAATTTTAGCCGCTTCATGGAATGGGCTTTACCGCAGCACCAATGGCGGGAATAGCTGGACACCTTTATACACACAGCCTTGTTACGATATTGAGGTGAAGCCCGATAACCCGGCCATTGTGTACCTCCTCAAAGGAAACCCAAGCCAGGATCGTTGCGAGTTTTTTAAATCAACCGATTTCGGGGCTTCTTTTAACATCGTTACCAACGGTTGGTACAACAGCACCGACCCCGACCGCGAAGACGGCGGCGCAAGAATGACCGTTACGCCTGCCGACCCTAACCGCATATATGTTGCCCTTATCGGGCAGGCAAAAAACAATGACAACGGGTTTATCGGAATTTATCGCAGCAACAACGCCGGCGATAGTTGGACACTTCCCAACCCGCCCACCGGAGGGCCTTATACAGCAAGCCATCCCAATTTAGCCAGTTTTCAACCCGATGGCAGCGGATTTCATCAGGGGTTTTACAATTTTGGAATTGCTGCTTCCCATACCAATGCCGACCAACTGCTGCTCGGATTTTTGAGCCTTTGGAAATCAACCGATGGCGCAACCACCTTTCTGCCTCTTGGCGGATATGTCGGCTCGCCCAACAACTATATCCATCCCGATATTCAGGAATTGGAAATTAACGGCACCGATATATGGATAACCTCCGATGGAGGCATCAATTACAGCACCGATTTTGTGGCCAACCACGAAGCGCGCAACAATGGGATTAACAGTTCCGATTTCTGGGGTTTCTCGTCCGGCTGGAACGAGGATATTCTGGTGGGAGGTCGTTATCACAACGGCAATACGGCTTGGTATCAAAACTACCCTTCCGGCAATTTTCTTGGACTTGGCGGCGGTGAAGCACCTACCGGTTATGTAAATCCGGGTCAAAACCGGAACACTTATTTTTCTGACATTGGCGGCAAGCGTATTCCTGTCAGTTTTGATGGGGTTGTCAGCAATATCCCCTTTGGTATTTATCCCAATGAAAGCTATTGGTCGGCCGAATCGGGCGAGGTGGAGTTCGACCCCCGTTGCTATAATACCGTTTTTGTTACCAATCAAAACAAAATCTGGAAATCGGAAGATGGCGGCACTACTTTTACCCTTCTCTATAGTTTTGGAACCAACACAGATGCCCAAGCACTTTATCTCGAAATTTCGCGAAGCAATCCAAATATCATGTATTGCACCCAGCGAAATGCCGACTATTGGAGTGACGGATATTTATGGAAATCGGTGAACGGAGGAAATACATGGACAGCAGTTACCCTGCCTCCGGGCTATGCAAGAAGATTGTTAATTTCTTTGAGTGCAACCAATGCCAACGTACTTTGGCTCGCCTTTCCCGATGGCGCAAACGGGCAAAAAATTTATCGCACCGACAACGGCGGAGGTTCGTGGCAAAATCTGACCACCACTACCCTTAACGATGAATCTATTCAGGCGTTATTGCATCAGGGCGGAACTGATGGAGGCGTATATCTCGGCACCAACCGAAGCGTTTTTTACCGCAACAACAATCTCCCCGACTGGCAATTTTTTGTGGACGGACTTCCTGCCGAAATCGCTTCCAATATATTGCGCCCTTTTTACAAAGACGGTAAAATCAGAATGGGGGCTTACGGAAAAGGGATTTGGGAATGTGAGTTGTACGAACCTTCAGTGCCCGTAGCTCAACCGATGGTGAACAAGCGATTCACCGATTGTCCCGGCGATACCCTTCAGTTTGAGGACTACTCTGTTTTGCACCATGCGGGGGCAAACTGGTATTGGGAATTTCCGGGCGGCAATCCTGTCACTTCGACACTGCGAAACCCAAAGGTGAGTTATCCCATTGGCGGAACATACAGCGTGATACTCACCGTTACCAACCCTTATGGCAGCGATACAAAAATTTTAACCGACCTCATCACCGTGAGCAGCAACACCAACAACCTGCCCGCCGAAACCAATTTTGAAAGCGGAACAGGTGTGATACAGGTAGTTAATCCTGATAATAGTTCCGGCTGGCAACCACATACCGGAACAAACTGTGCCGAAAATGGCAGCACCTCCTACACCGTTCAATGCTACGAATATCCCAATCCGGGACAAATAGACGAGTTGGTATTTCCTATTAATATGGATCTTACAGAAATAGAATCACCTGCTATCACTTTTCGTGTTGCGTATGCCCCCTATATTGACGGCGGTGGGGCATGGATCGATTCGCTCAAAGTGTTGGTATCTAATAATTGCGGAAACAACTTCTACACCCTATTTTCCGATGGCGGTGAAAACCTGAGCACCACCACATCGGGCACCGGCCCCAACAATAAATATGAGTACGATTCCTTTTCTCCGCAAAACTGCAACGAGTGGCGGAACGTCTGTCTCGACCTCAGGCCTTATTCCGGGAATTATGTAACGGTAAAAATCCAATGCCTGAACGGATACGGCAATAATATGTATATTGACAACCTGTCGTTCGACAACAAACCGTTGGTAGCCCCCGTCATAGGAGGGAACAACGCAGGTTGCAACACGCAAACTGCCGTTTACACCGCTCCCGGCGGGGGCAACACCTATCAATGGACAGTAACAAACGGGACTATTCTTAGCGGACAAGGAACCGCCACTATCGAAGTGGAATGGGCTGTAGGGGCAGGCAGTGTGTCGGTGGTGATAGAATAG
- a CDS encoding CAP domain-containing protein has protein sequence MLYFFLCSLSIFIAIACTGQHNHKEPLMNPITTNEPKTIASGNTANSMINPDNFDEELLAKLLLEGINQLRAKKKLGPLKPDELLAKAASDQNLFVTRRGKLSHEQSAGSEKQTVGKRVAYYGGHYEMIGENLQLWGFMVITQGRNSTIEYTTYKEAAEGMVKNWVTSKSHYENLIRKEFKLVGTSIGFNKNKNGLYATQVYGSYKLDQ, from the coding sequence ATGTTATACTTTTTTCTGTGTTCTTTAAGTATTTTTATCGCCATAGCCTGTACCGGGCAGCATAATCACAAAGAACCGCTCATGAATCCAATCACCACCAACGAACCAAAAACCATAGCAAGCGGCAATACAGCCAACAGCATGATCAATCCCGATAATTTTGACGAAGAACTACTTGCCAAACTGCTGTTGGAAGGCATCAATCAATTGAGAGCCAAAAAAAAGTTGGGACCGCTAAAGCCTGACGAACTATTGGCAAAAGCAGCATCAGACCAAAACCTTTTTGTTACCAGACGTGGCAAACTTTCGCACGAGCAAAGCGCCGGCAGCGAAAAACAAACTGTTGGCAAACGGGTGGCATATTATGGAGGTCATTACGAAATGATTGGTGAAAATCTTCAGCTATGGGGGTTTATGGTCATTACTCAGGGCAGAAATTCAACAATTGAATATACCACTTACAAGGAAGCAGCCGAAGGAATGGTAAAAAACTGGGTAACCTCAAAATCACACTATGAAAACCTGATCCGAAAGGAATTCAAATTAGTAGGCACCTCGATTGGATTCAATAAAAATAAAAACGGGTTGTATGCCACACAAGTATATGGTTCCTATAAATTAGATCAATAA